A single window of Mustela erminea isolate mMusErm1 chromosome 4, mMusErm1.Pri, whole genome shotgun sequence DNA harbors:
- the CUTA gene encoding LOW QUALITY PROTEIN: protein CutA (The sequence of the model RefSeq protein was modified relative to this genomic sequence to represent the inferred CDS: deleted 2 bases in 2 codons): protein MRGGRAPAILLGGGAALLLSLLWMPALLPVASRLLLLPRALLSMASGSPPSQPPPASSSGYVPGSVSAAFVTCPNEKVAKEIARAVVEKRLAACVNLIPQITSIYEWKGKIEEDNEVLMMIKTQSSLVPALTDFVRSVHPYEVAEVIALPVEQGNSPYLHWVRQVTESVSDSSTVLP from the exons ATGAGGGGGGGGCGGGCTCCCGCAATCCTGCTCGGCGGAGGG GCCGCTCTGCTCCTGTCGCTTCTTTGGATGCCGGCG CTGCTGCCTGTGGCCTCCCGCCTTCTCTTGCTCCCCCGAGCTCTG TTGTCCATGGCTTCAGGCAGCCCCCCGTCCCAGCCCCCGCCCGCCTCGAGCTCCGGCTATGTTCCCGGCTCGGTCTCTGCAGCCTTTGTCACCTGCCCCAACGAGAAGGTCGCCAAGGAGATCGCCAG ggCTGTGGTGGAGAAGCGCCTGGCAGCCTGCGTTAACCTCATCCCTCAGATTACATCCAT CtatgagtggaaaggaaagattgAGGAGGACAATGAGGTGCTGATG ATGATTAAAACCCAAAGTTCCTTGGTTCCCGCTTTGACAGATTTTGTTCG TTCTGTGCACCCTTACGAAGTGGCTGAGGTGATTGCATTGCCTGTGGAGCAGGGAAACTCCCCATACCTGCACTGGGTACGCCAGGTTACAGAGTCTGTTTCAGACTCCAGCACAGTCCTACCATGA